In Luteimonas sp. MC1750, the following proteins share a genomic window:
- a CDS encoding porin: protein MKFLLPPIALLAAACLVPAHAEVPLGTVAGSDVAFEGMFQVDGYWFDNDVLDLDARPDGRDRATGVRRFELALKGSGPGGLGWVLGYDVYNETYLDNNLTWSFGGDGAPKHTLLFGQSKQPNSLEELSSSRNNDFIAKAAATSTFATGRRLGASWGYDAEDHGATVSWFGRNLDDDAGGAGYGARGWWAPVREDGRVLHLGLSHVDRDTEADALRLRARPNADMAAVRMVDSGALADVDRLATTGVEAMWISGPLKLQGEYFLASADRIGNPGYDASGGYASALWTPGGGTWGYRGGLPRTSVADAGLWQFGLRYDQLDLDDGAVRGGRMEAWTVGVNWYWRNNTKLMLNYVDVASRRTDPATGARIDDDPSILEARVQLHW, encoded by the coding sequence ATGAAATTCCTGTTGCCGCCCATCGCTCTCCTTGCCGCCGCCTGCCTGGTGCCCGCCCACGCCGAGGTGCCGCTGGGCACGGTCGCGGGCTCCGACGTGGCGTTCGAGGGCATGTTCCAGGTCGACGGCTACTGGTTCGACAACGACGTGCTCGACCTCGACGCGCGCCCGGACGGCCGTGACCGCGCCACCGGCGTGCGCCGGTTCGAGCTGGCGCTCAAGGGCAGCGGCCCCGGCGGCCTCGGCTGGGTGCTCGGCTACGACGTCTACAACGAGACCTACCTCGACAACAACCTGACCTGGTCGTTCGGCGGCGACGGTGCGCCGAAGCACACCCTGCTGTTCGGCCAGTCCAAGCAGCCCAACAGCCTCGAGGAGCTGTCCTCGTCGCGCAACAACGACTTCATCGCCAAGGCCGCGGCCACCAGCACCTTCGCCACCGGCCGCCGCCTCGGCGCCTCGTGGGGCTATGACGCCGAGGACCACGGCGCCACCGTCAGCTGGTTTGGCCGCAACCTCGACGACGACGCGGGCGGCGCCGGCTATGGCGCGCGCGGCTGGTGGGCGCCGGTGCGTGAGGACGGCCGCGTGCTGCACCTGGGCCTGAGCCACGTCGACCGCGACACCGAGGCCGATGCGCTGCGCCTGCGCGCGCGCCCGAACGCCGACATGGCGGCCGTGCGCATGGTCGACAGCGGTGCCCTGGCCGACGTCGACCGCCTGGCGACCACCGGCGTGGAGGCGATGTGGATCAGCGGTCCGCTCAAGCTGCAGGGCGAGTACTTCCTGGCCAGCGCCGACCGCATCGGCAATCCCGGCTATGACGCCAGCGGCGGCTACGCCAGCGCCCTGTGGACGCCCGGCGGTGGCACCTGGGGCTACCGCGGCGGCCTGCCGCGCACCAGCGTCGCCGACGCCGGCCTGTGGCAGTTCGGCCTGCGCTACGACCAGCTCGACCTCGACGACGGCGCGGTGCGCGGGGGCCGCATGGAAGCCTGGACGGTCGGCGTCAACTGGTACTGGCGCAACAACACCAAGCTGATGCTGAACTACGTCGACGTCGCCAGCCGGCGCACCGACCCGGCGACCGGAGCCCGCATCGACGACGATCCGTCGATCCTCGAGGCGCGCGTCCAGCTGCACTGGTAA
- the gspN gene encoding type II secretion system protein N — MSARGLALWFAGAFAVAMLLAAPLQLAVTQLGLPPGLSAAGVDGSVWRGRLRQARWHGIALGDVRTGLSPLPLLAGRQRIRLRTPQASLSLHAGPVRGVSGANGLLPLPAVSGLGLRASLEDARLLFDAGGCREAGGRVRVDVAVPGDVLPPLRLAGTPACDGAVGRLALLPEDAAGPLWLEATLTVEADGRRSLQALARSDDPVLRAALVAHGFQDAPGGLSRLIEAPGSH; from the coding sequence GTGAGCGCGCGCGGCCTGGCCCTGTGGTTCGCCGGCGCCTTCGCCGTCGCGATGCTGCTTGCTGCGCCGCTGCAGCTTGCGGTGACGCAGCTCGGGCTGCCGCCCGGCTTGTCCGCTGCCGGCGTCGACGGGAGCGTGTGGCGGGGGCGCCTGCGCCAAGCGCGGTGGCATGGCATCGCGCTGGGCGACGTGCGCACAGGCCTGTCGCCGCTGCCGCTGCTGGCGGGGCGCCAGCGCATCCGGCTGCGGACCCCGCAGGCGTCGCTGTCGCTGCATGCCGGCCCGGTGCGCGGCGTGTCCGGCGCCAACGGCCTGCTGCCGCTGCCCGCCGTGTCGGGTCTTGGGCTGCGCGCATCGCTGGAGGATGCGCGCCTGCTGTTCGACGCCGGCGGCTGCCGCGAGGCCGGCGGCCGGGTGCGGGTGGACGTGGCGGTGCCGGGCGATGTGCTGCCGCCGCTGCGGCTGGCGGGAACGCCGGCCTGCGATGGCGCCGTCGGCCGGCTCGCACTCCTGCCCGAGGACGCGGCCGGCCCGCTGTGGCTCGAAGCCACCCTGACCGTGGAGGCGGACGGCCGCCGCTCGCTGCAGGCGCTGGCGCGGAGCGACGATCCAGTGCTGCGGGCAGCGCTGGTGGCCCATGGCTTCCAGGACGCGCCGGGCGGGCTCAGCCGGCTCATCGAGGCCCCCGGATCCCACTGA
- the gspM gene encoding type II secretion system protein GspM: protein MNDTVVRLRRWWQAREPRERAMLALMAALLACFAWWYGLLWPLRSLYDAAEARHDHAAAALQAVEADVAALGGHGGARSAAPGGEALQRLVLDSARDAGLAPGRQRTTAEGAFVVEFDRAASPALFGWLGGLVEARGVAPSTLRVERADGQLRAEVGFGGGAAR from the coding sequence ATGAACGACACCGTGGTCCGCCTGCGCCGCTGGTGGCAGGCCCGCGAACCGCGCGAGCGCGCCATGCTCGCGCTCATGGCGGCGCTGCTGGCCTGCTTCGCCTGGTGGTACGGCCTGCTGTGGCCGCTGCGCAGCCTGTACGACGCGGCCGAGGCACGCCATGACCACGCCGCGGCGGCGCTGCAGGCCGTCGAGGCGGACGTCGCGGCCCTTGGCGGGCACGGCGGCGCGCGCAGCGCGGCCCCCGGCGGCGAAGCGCTGCAGCGCCTGGTCCTCGACAGCGCGCGTGACGCCGGCCTGGCGCCCGGCCGCCAGCGCACCACCGCCGAGGGCGCCTTCGTCGTCGAATTCGACCGCGCGGCGTCGCCGGCGCTGTTCGGCTGGCTGGGTGGGCTGGTCGAGGCGCGGGGTGTGGCGCCTTCGACGCTGCGCGTGGAACGCGCGGACGGCCAGCTGCGCGCCGAGGTCGGATTCGGCGGCGGGGCTGCGCGGTGA
- the gspL gene encoding type II secretion system protein GspL, with amino-acid sequence MSTRILFLPPDGADDARLLDLDDGGRVRAQATLPPGTAAPDAPDARRTVLVVPGGPVRIEQLPLAAHSEAQALAAARALLAGRLARPVALHVVLDADHGAALRTVAAVEADSLRGWLAQAAAFGLRPDAAVPEALLLPDPDAGAVHLFDAGDRWLVRGDGLAFSAEPGLARRVLGDREPSHFDGGLEQLAARALQPPLDLLQGDFAPAAAGRRPSGRRLAWLAVALAASPLLLVAAQALRLELAARALESRAVAVLDAALPAVQGGAATAGTSDGQAGRLRAVREPRAFAAASGALFAAVAARPGTHLVELEYARGDRLRALLFHRDARDLEALRGFLRGDGWELVEGGSVDVAGGLHTGLVLEPAA; translated from the coding sequence ATGAGCACCCGCATCCTGTTCCTCCCGCCCGACGGCGCGGACGACGCCCGCCTGCTGGACCTGGACGACGGCGGCCGCGTGCGCGCGCAGGCGACGCTGCCACCGGGCACGGCCGCGCCCGATGCGCCGGATGCGCGGCGCACCGTGCTGGTCGTGCCCGGCGGACCGGTGCGCATCGAGCAGCTGCCGCTGGCCGCGCACAGCGAGGCGCAGGCCCTGGCCGCCGCCCGTGCGCTGCTGGCGGGCAGGCTCGCGCGCCCCGTCGCGCTGCACGTCGTGCTGGATGCCGACCACGGTGCCGCGCTGCGGACCGTCGCCGCCGTCGAGGCCGACAGCCTGCGCGGCTGGCTGGCGCAGGCGGCCGCCTTCGGCCTGCGGCCGGACGCGGCGGTGCCGGAAGCGCTGCTCCTGCCCGATCCGGATGCAGGCGCCGTGCACCTGTTCGACGCCGGCGACCGCTGGCTGGTCCGCGGCGACGGCCTGGCCTTCAGCGCCGAGCCCGGGCTCGCCCGCCGGGTGCTGGGCGACCGCGAACCGTCGCACTTCGACGGTGGCTTGGAACAGCTCGCCGCCCGCGCCCTGCAGCCGCCGTTGGACCTGCTGCAGGGCGACTTCGCACCCGCGGCTGCCGGTCGCCGCCCCTCCGGGCGGCGGCTGGCCTGGCTGGCCGTGGCCCTGGCCGCCTCGCCGCTGCTGCTGGTCGCGGCCCAGGCGCTGCGGCTCGAGCTGGCCGCGCGCGCCCTGGAGTCACGCGCCGTCGCGGTGCTGGACGCCGCGTTGCCGGCGGTCCAGGGCGGCGCGGCCACGGCGGGCACGTCCGACGGCCAGGCCGGGCGCCTGCGCGCCGTGCGCGAGCCGCGCGCGTTCGCCGCCGCCTCCGGTGCGCTGTTTGCGGCGGTGGCGGCGCGCCCCGGCACGCACCTCGTCGAGCTCGAGTACGCGCGCGGCGACCGCCTGCGTGCCCTGCTGTTCCATCGCGATGCCAGGGACCTCGAAGCCCTGCGCGGCTTCCTGCGTGGCGACGGCTGGGAGCTGGTGGAAGGCGGCAGCGTCGACGTCGCCGGCGGCCTGCACACCGGCCTGGTCCTGGAGCCTGCGGCATGA
- the gspK gene encoding type II secretion system minor pseudopilin GspK, which produces MTRTPAPRPSNRRRLARRRAPRRAAQSGAALLTVLLLVAVMTVLLVAVMDDIRFALRRTGNAQALAQAQWYALGSEQLARARIHQLDRDGRTTLAGGWNGRPFLFPIDGGVMQVRLDDASACFNLNSVVEGAPGQWRRREAGVQQYLALLEALEFDSARANAMADALVDWIDQDPHPGRAGAEDPAYAARSPGDRTSGALLAEASELRAIAAHDAAAYARLRPHVCAQPEAALSPINVNTLEDGDAVLLAMLGDNRLDTAAARRVLAARPAGGWPDLQAFAAQPAIRAAGLPDHALQQISLRTRWFALETRVEHAGAEVVLSALFDRDSQGPARLVARRWTHDE; this is translated from the coding sequence ATGACCCGCACCCCGGCTCCGCGGCCATCCAATCGCCGGCGCCTTGCGCGCCGCCGCGCACCGCGTCGCGCGGCCCAGTCCGGCGCGGCCCTGCTGACCGTGCTCCTGCTGGTCGCGGTGATGACCGTGCTGCTGGTCGCGGTCATGGACGACATTCGCTTCGCGCTGCGCCGTACCGGCAACGCGCAGGCACTGGCGCAGGCGCAGTGGTACGCGCTGGGCAGCGAGCAGCTCGCCCGCGCCCGCATCCACCAGCTCGACCGCGACGGCCGGACCACCCTCGCTGGCGGCTGGAACGGGCGACCCTTCCTGTTCCCGATCGACGGCGGCGTGATGCAGGTGCGGCTCGACGACGCCAGCGCCTGCTTCAACCTCAACAGCGTGGTCGAGGGCGCGCCGGGCCAGTGGCGCCGGCGCGAGGCCGGCGTGCAGCAATACCTGGCCCTGCTGGAGGCGCTGGAATTCGACAGCGCCAGGGCCAACGCGATGGCCGACGCGCTGGTCGACTGGATCGACCAGGACCCGCACCCGGGCCGCGCCGGCGCCGAGGATCCGGCCTATGCCGCACGCAGCCCGGGCGACCGCACGTCGGGCGCGCTGCTGGCCGAGGCCAGCGAACTGCGCGCCATCGCCGCCCACGATGCCGCCGCCTATGCGCGGCTGCGCCCGCACGTCTGCGCCCAGCCCGAGGCGGCGCTGTCGCCGATCAACGTCAATACGCTGGAAGACGGCGATGCGGTGCTGCTGGCGATGCTGGGCGACAACCGGCTGGACACGGCGGCGGCCCGGCGCGTGCTGGCCGCGCGCCCGGCCGGGGGCTGGCCGGACCTGCAGGCCTTCGCGGCGCAGCCCGCGATCCGCGCCGCCGGCCTGCCCGACCATGCGCTGCAGCAGATCAGCCTGCGCACACGCTGGTTCGCGCTCGAAACCCGGGTCGAGCATGCCGGCGCCGAAGTGGTGCTGAGCGCGCTGTTCGACCGCGACTCCCAAGGCCCCGCGCGCCTGGTGGCGCGCCGCTGGACACACGACGAATGA